A section of the Quatrionicoccus australiensis genome encodes:
- a CDS encoding M48 family metalloprotease — MNIDELALSLQRNRLTRRQVLGLFGAAALSGCASSPVGGGSILVGMDEDEEKAVDKKVAPQQFSQDLGAVQDAQINDYLVSVGRRLDANVHRPQMPYSYRVLNANYVNAYTFPGGAMGVTRGILVELDNEAELAGLLGHELGHVNARHAAQRQGKAMVAQVAMSGANLIGTAAGYGGLVDLGTQLGASVLLSSYSRDNEREADQLGQDYMVRAGYPASGMVGLQELLVEQQKSSPGMLQTMFSTHPMSSERRDTARQLAEEKYAASNKRDPGRERFMDSTAALRRIKPCIDACQKGETAMAGKQYGKAEEQFRTALKATPRDYAANLLLAKSLSMQDKDAQALEYARAATKIYPQEAQAQKLVGVLALQQRDPASAYAHLDQYDRLLPGDVGVTFLKGVSQEGMGNRQEAARFYAAYLRQNRQGKAAEYSQSRLQSWGYLK, encoded by the coding sequence ATGAACATTGATGAACTTGCCCTCAGCCTGCAACGCAATCGCCTGACCCGGCGCCAGGTGCTCGGCCTGTTCGGTGCGGCGGCACTGTCCGGTTGCGCCAGTTCGCCGGTCGGCGGCGGCTCCATCCTGGTCGGCATGGACGAGGACGAGGAAAAGGCGGTCGACAAGAAGGTCGCGCCGCAGCAGTTCTCGCAGGATCTCGGGGCGGTGCAGGATGCCCAGATCAACGACTATCTGGTCAGCGTCGGCCGCCGGCTGGACGCCAACGTACATCGGCCGCAGATGCCTTATTCCTACCGCGTGCTCAATGCCAATTACGTCAATGCCTACACCTTTCCGGGCGGGGCGATGGGCGTGACGCGCGGCATCCTGGTCGAGCTCGACAATGAGGCCGAACTGGCCGGTCTGCTCGGGCATGAACTCGGCCACGTCAATGCGCGGCATGCGGCGCAGCGCCAGGGCAAGGCGATGGTGGCGCAGGTCGCGATGAGCGGTGCCAACCTGATCGGTACGGCAGCCGGCTATGGCGGCCTGGTCGATCTCGGCACGCAGCTCGGGGCCAGCGTGCTGCTCTCGAGCTATTCGCGCGACAACGAGCGCGAGGCCGACCAGCTCGGCCAGGACTACATGGTCCGCGCCGGTTATCCGGCGAGCGGCATGGTCGGTCTGCAGGAGTTGCTGGTCGAGCAGCAGAAAAGCTCGCCCGGCATGTTGCAGACGATGTTTTCGACGCACCCGATGAGCAGCGAGCGGCGCGACACCGCCCGCCAGCTGGCCGAGGAAAAATACGCCGCGAGCAACAAGCGCGATCCGGGGCGCGAGCGTTTCATGGACAGTACGGCCGCCCTGCGCCGCATCAAGCCATGCATCGATGCGTGCCAGAAGGGCGAAACGGCGATGGCCGGCAAGCAGTACGGCAAGGCCGAGGAACAGTTCCGCACGGCGCTGAAAGCGACGCCGCGCGACTATGCTGCCAACCTGCTGCTGGCGAAATCCTTGTCGATGCAGGACAAGGATGCGCAGGCGCTGGAGTATGCGCGCGCCGCAACCAAGATCTATCCGCAGGAAGCGCAGGCGCAGAAGCTGGTCGGCGTGCTGGCGCTGCAGCAGCGCGATCCGGCAAGCGCCTACGCGCATCTCGATCAATACGACCGTCTGCTGCCGGGTGACGTCGGCGTCACCTTCCTGAAAGGCGTGTCACAGGAAGGCATGGGCAATCGTCAGGAAGCGGCCCGTTTCTACGCGGCCTACCTGCGCCAGAACCGCCAGGGCAAGGCGGCCGAGTATTCGCAAAGCCGCCTGCAGAGCTGGGGTTATCTGAAGTAG